In Stegostoma tigrinum isolate sSteTig4 chromosome 12, sSteTig4.hap1, whole genome shotgun sequence, the following proteins share a genomic window:
- the gpr161a gene encoding G-protein coupled receptor 161 isoform X3, translated as MVYPMKITGNRAVVVIAYVWLHSLIGCLPPLFGWSTFEFDHFKWICLAAWDKELGYTAFWQIWCALLPFLAMVICYGFIFRVARLKARKIHCGTIIVVQEESKKDERKNSNSSTSSSGSRRNTVNNIVYSANQCKALTTILIVIGAFVVTWGPYMVVISTEALHGRGTVSPGVETLVIWLSFTSAICHPVIYGLWNKTVRRELLGMCFGDRYYRDSFIQRQRTSRLFSISNRITDLGLSPHLAAMMAGGQSLGQSSSTGDTGFSFSQDSGTDVMLLEDFNSDGTHYLHHNYSNRRRSSVTIDEIAEPKEEPDRSSVLQIKADVHKTLDNFAASLAKAIETDAKMSLFGESSLPGDLFTIIKTRPGSTNKGNKVSAGQRLRLESIDEGIVHDGAEEDSA; from the exons ATGGTATATCCTATGAAAATAACTGGGAATCGTGCTGTTGTTGTGATTGCTTATGTGTGGCTGCACTCACTGATTGGATGTCTTCCTCCTCTCTTTGGCTGGTCCACATTTGAGTTTGACCATTTCAAGTGGATCTGCTTGGCTGCATGGGACAAAGAACTAGGATATACTGCCTTTTGGCAGATTTGGTGTGCACTGTTGCCGTTTCTGGCAATGGTCATTTGCTATGGCTTTATATTCCGTGTGGCCAGGCTTAAAGCCCGTAAAATCCACTGTGGAACGATTATAGTTGTGCAGGAAGAATCCAAAAAGGACGAGAGAAAAAATTCCAACTCTTCTACCTCTTCATCAGGGAGCAGAAGGAACACTGTCAATAACATTGTTTATTCAGCCAATCAGTGCAAAGCCTTGACAACTATCCTGATTGTGATTGGTGCTTTTGTTGTCACATGGGGCCCCTATATGGTCGTGATTAGTACTGAAGCACTTCATGGAAGAGGCACTGTCTCTCCAGGAGTGGAGACACTTGTAATATGGTTATCTTTTACTAGTGCAATTTGTCATCCAGTTATCTATGGACTATGGAATAAAACGGTACGCAGAGAGCTGCTGGGGATGTGCTTTGGTGACAGATACTACAGGGATTCATTTATTCAACGTCAGAGGACTTCCAGATTATTCAGCATCTCCAATCGCATCACAG ATTTGGGGCTGTCTCCACACCTCGCAGCCATGATGGCTGGTGGGCAGTCTCTAGGACAGAGCAGTAGTACTGGGGATACAGGATTCAGCTTTTCTCAGGATTCAG GTACTGACGTCATGCTTTTGGAAGATTTCAATTCAGATGGAACTCATTATTTGCACCACAACTATTCCAATCGAAGACGGAGTTCTGTGACAATAGATGAAATTGCAGAACCGAAAG AGGAACCTGATCGGTCTTCAGTGCTGCAAATCAAAGCAGATGTTCATAAAACGCTGGATAATTTTGCTGCCAGTTTGGCCAAAGCTATTGAGACAGATGCCAAAATGAGCCTTTTTGGAGAGAGTAGTTTACCTGGAGATTTGTTTACTATTATTAAAACCAGGCCTGGAAGTACCAATAAAGGAAACAAAGTCTCTGCAGGTCAGAGATTGCGGCTGGAGAGTATCGATGAAGGAATTGTTCATGATGGTGCAGAGGAAGATAGTGCTTGA
- the gpr161a gene encoding G-protein coupled receptor 161 isoform X2, with protein MNYNTSANRSVGHSTSQEDGGAIIAESVAIIVIAVLICLGNLVIVVTLYKKSYLLTPSNKFVFSLTLSNFLLSILVLPFVIASSIKREWIFGVVWCNFTALLYMLISSASMMTLGVIAIDRYYAVVYPMVYPMKITGNRAVVVIAYVWLHSLIGCLPPLFGWSTFEFDHFKWICLAAWDKELGYTAFWQIWCALLPFLAMVICYGFIFRVARLKARKIHCGTIIVVQEESKKDERKNSNSSTSSSGSRRNTVNNIVYSANQCKALTTILIVIGAFVVTWGPYMVVISTEALHGRGTVSPGVETLVIWLSFTSAICHPVIYGLWNKTVRRELLGMCFGDRYYRDSFIQRQRTSRLFSISNRITDLGLSPHLAAMMAGGQSLGQSSSTGDTGFSFSQDSGTDVMLLEDFNSDGTHYLHHNYSNRRRSSVTIDEIAEPKEEPDRSSVLQIKADVHKTLDNFAASLAKAIETDAKMSLFGESSLPGDLFTIIKTRPGSTNKGNKVSAGQRLRLESIDEGIVHDGAEEDSA; from the exons ATGAACTATAATACCAGTGCCAACAGGAGTGTGGGacacagcacttcacaggaggaTGGTGGAGCCATAATTGCAGAATCAGTTGCCATCATTGTCATTGCTGTGTTGATCTGTCTGGGAAACCTGGTGATTGTTGTAACTCTTTACAAGAAATCTTACCTCTTGACACCAAGCAATAAGTTTGTCTTCAGTCTGACGCTTTCCAATTTTCTGTTATCTATTCTGGTGCTTCCTTTTGTTATTGCAAGCTCCATCAAGAGAGAATGGATCTTTGGGGTGGTTTGGTGCAACTTCACAGCCCTGCTGTACATGCTTATCAGCTCAGCCAGTATGATGACCCTTGGAGTCATTGCAATAGATCG GTACTATGCTGTTGTTTATCCGATGGTATATCCTATGAAAATAACTGGGAATCGTGCTGTTGTTGTGATTGCTTATGTGTGGCTGCACTCACTGATTGGATGTCTTCCTCCTCTCTTTGGCTGGTCCACATTTGAGTTTGACCATTTCAAGTGGATCTGCTTGGCTGCATGGGACAAAGAACTAGGATATACTGCCTTTTGGCAGATTTGGTGTGCACTGTTGCCGTTTCTGGCAATGGTCATTTGCTATGGCTTTATATTCCGTGTGGCCAGGCTTAAAGCCCGTAAAATCCACTGTGGAACGATTATAGTTGTGCAGGAAGAATCCAAAAAGGACGAGAGAAAAAATTCCAACTCTTCTACCTCTTCATCAGGGAGCAGAAGGAACACTGTCAATAACATTGTTTATTCAGCCAATCAGTGCAAAGCCTTGACAACTATCCTGATTGTGATTGGTGCTTTTGTTGTCACATGGGGCCCCTATATGGTCGTGATTAGTACTGAAGCACTTCATGGAAGAGGCACTGTCTCTCCAGGAGTGGAGACACTTGTAATATGGTTATCTTTTACTAGTGCAATTTGTCATCCAGTTATCTATGGACTATGGAATAAAACGGTACGCAGAGAGCTGCTGGGGATGTGCTTTGGTGACAGATACTACAGGGATTCATTTATTCAACGTCAGAGGACTTCCAGATTATTCAGCATCTCCAATCGCATCACAG ATTTGGGGCTGTCTCCACACCTCGCAGCCATGATGGCTGGTGGGCAGTCTCTAGGACAGAGCAGTAGTACTGGGGATACAGGATTCAGCTTTTCTCAGGATTCAG GTACTGACGTCATGCTTTTGGAAGATTTCAATTCAGATGGAACTCATTATTTGCACCACAACTATTCCAATCGAAGACGGAGTTCTGTGACAATAGATGAAATTGCAGAACCGAAAG AGGAACCTGATCGGTCTTCAGTGCTGCAAATCAAAGCAGATGTTCATAAAACGCTGGATAATTTTGCTGCCAGTTTGGCCAAAGCTATTGAGACAGATGCCAAAATGAGCCTTTTTGGAGAGAGTAGTTTACCTGGAGATTTGTTTACTATTATTAAAACCAGGCCTGGAAGTACCAATAAAGGAAACAAAGTCTCTGCAGGTCAGAGATTGCGGCTGGAGAGTATCGATGAAGGAATTGTTCATGATGGTGCAGAGGAAGATAGTGCTTGA
- the gpr161a gene encoding G-protein coupled receptor 161 isoform X1 — translation MNGVRAEVFKHAITSLFHSFTMNYNTSANRSVGHSTSQEDGGAIIAESVAIIVIAVLICLGNLVIVVTLYKKSYLLTPSNKFVFSLTLSNFLLSILVLPFVIASSIKREWIFGVVWCNFTALLYMLISSASMMTLGVIAIDRYYAVVYPMVYPMKITGNRAVVVIAYVWLHSLIGCLPPLFGWSTFEFDHFKWICLAAWDKELGYTAFWQIWCALLPFLAMVICYGFIFRVARLKARKIHCGTIIVVQEESKKDERKNSNSSTSSSGSRRNTVNNIVYSANQCKALTTILIVIGAFVVTWGPYMVVISTEALHGRGTVSPGVETLVIWLSFTSAICHPVIYGLWNKTVRRELLGMCFGDRYYRDSFIQRQRTSRLFSISNRITDLGLSPHLAAMMAGGQSLGQSSSTGDTGFSFSQDSGTDVMLLEDFNSDGTHYLHHNYSNRRRSSVTIDEIAEPKEEPDRSSVLQIKADVHKTLDNFAASLAKAIETDAKMSLFGESSLPGDLFTIIKTRPGSTNKGNKVSAGQRLRLESIDEGIVHDGAEEDSA, via the exons TATTCAAGCATGCCATCACCTCACTGTTCCACAGTTTCACAATGAACTATAATACCAGTGCCAACAGGAGTGTGGGacacagcacttcacaggaggaTGGTGGAGCCATAATTGCAGAATCAGTTGCCATCATTGTCATTGCTGTGTTGATCTGTCTGGGAAACCTGGTGATTGTTGTAACTCTTTACAAGAAATCTTACCTCTTGACACCAAGCAATAAGTTTGTCTTCAGTCTGACGCTTTCCAATTTTCTGTTATCTATTCTGGTGCTTCCTTTTGTTATTGCAAGCTCCATCAAGAGAGAATGGATCTTTGGGGTGGTTTGGTGCAACTTCACAGCCCTGCTGTACATGCTTATCAGCTCAGCCAGTATGATGACCCTTGGAGTCATTGCAATAGATCG GTACTATGCTGTTGTTTATCCGATGGTATATCCTATGAAAATAACTGGGAATCGTGCTGTTGTTGTGATTGCTTATGTGTGGCTGCACTCACTGATTGGATGTCTTCCTCCTCTCTTTGGCTGGTCCACATTTGAGTTTGACCATTTCAAGTGGATCTGCTTGGCTGCATGGGACAAAGAACTAGGATATACTGCCTTTTGGCAGATTTGGTGTGCACTGTTGCCGTTTCTGGCAATGGTCATTTGCTATGGCTTTATATTCCGTGTGGCCAGGCTTAAAGCCCGTAAAATCCACTGTGGAACGATTATAGTTGTGCAGGAAGAATCCAAAAAGGACGAGAGAAAAAATTCCAACTCTTCTACCTCTTCATCAGGGAGCAGAAGGAACACTGTCAATAACATTGTTTATTCAGCCAATCAGTGCAAAGCCTTGACAACTATCCTGATTGTGATTGGTGCTTTTGTTGTCACATGGGGCCCCTATATGGTCGTGATTAGTACTGAAGCACTTCATGGAAGAGGCACTGTCTCTCCAGGAGTGGAGACACTTGTAATATGGTTATCTTTTACTAGTGCAATTTGTCATCCAGTTATCTATGGACTATGGAATAAAACGGTACGCAGAGAGCTGCTGGGGATGTGCTTTGGTGACAGATACTACAGGGATTCATTTATTCAACGTCAGAGGACTTCCAGATTATTCAGCATCTCCAATCGCATCACAG ATTTGGGGCTGTCTCCACACCTCGCAGCCATGATGGCTGGTGGGCAGTCTCTAGGACAGAGCAGTAGTACTGGGGATACAGGATTCAGCTTTTCTCAGGATTCAG GTACTGACGTCATGCTTTTGGAAGATTTCAATTCAGATGGAACTCATTATTTGCACCACAACTATTCCAATCGAAGACGGAGTTCTGTGACAATAGATGAAATTGCAGAACCGAAAG AGGAACCTGATCGGTCTTCAGTGCTGCAAATCAAAGCAGATGTTCATAAAACGCTGGATAATTTTGCTGCCAGTTTGGCCAAAGCTATTGAGACAGATGCCAAAATGAGCCTTTTTGGAGAGAGTAGTTTACCTGGAGATTTGTTTACTATTATTAAAACCAGGCCTGGAAGTACCAATAAAGGAAACAAAGTCTCTGCAGGTCAGAGATTGCGGCTGGAGAGTATCGATGAAGGAATTGTTCATGATGGTGCAGAGGAAGATAGTGCTTGA